From Oncorhynchus nerka isolate Pitt River linkage group LG1, Oner_Uvic_2.0, whole genome shotgun sequence, the proteins below share one genomic window:
- the LOC115103340 gene encoding cell division cycle-associated protein 7-like: protein MRPSGSKRQQAPQPPSTRMGLRSFRNVPLVPMETSSSSSSDDSCDSFGSDGAFANTKSSFREAKKVAERAKVFEASSEEVSLSGFENAFSSEMSAMRVDSDSEESVTPRKRGRRSQTLKVAMTFPTRRASQKKSIAAEPPKQPKIAPKQTTGEGDNFMDKRALNIRENKAMLAKLMAELDKIPGFPRRTALPMMNAPCRTPRRSQGAPGPRRRIPERTSRPHTRSRSLVDGPPSEEEEEEEDKFSLVRRSCYYEKAPRRRSYNGVQAFPHVVRPVKDISQRELDLIADNVREKVYNSSTGSTCHQCRQKTVDTKTNCRNPECVGVRGQFCGPCLRNRYGEEVRDALLDPEWECPSCRGICNCSFCRAREGRCATGVLVYLAKYHGYDNVHSYLKSLKKEMEEGQ from the exons ATGCGTCCATCTGGCTCTAAG CGTCAGCAGGCCCCCCAGCCTCCCTCCACCAGGATGGGTTTGCGGAGTTTCCGTAATGTACCTCTGGTGCCCATGGAGACATCCTCTTCttcatcatcagatgacagttgTGACAGCTTTGGCTCTGACGGTGCCTTTGCTAACACG AAAAGTAGCTTCAGAGAAGCTAAGAAGGTGGCGGAGAGAGCCAAGGTGTTTGAGGCCAGCTCGGAGGAAGTCTCTCTCAGTGGGTTTGAGAATGCCTTCAGCAGTGAAATGAGTGCCATG AGAGTGGACTCTGACTCTGAGGAGTCGGTGACGCCGCGGAAGAGGGGCCGTCGGTCACAAACTCTGAAAGTGGCCATGACATTCCCCACCAGGAGGGCCAGCCAGAAGAAGAGTATTGCAGCAGAGCCCCCTAAACAGCCCAAAATCGCTCCCAAACAGACCACTGGGGAGGGAGACAACTTCATGGACAAGAGAGCGCTTAACATCAGGGAGAACAAAGCCATG CTTGCAAAGCTGATGGCAGAACTCGACAAAATACCTGGCTTCCCTAGAAGAACGGCCCTGCCCATGATGAATGCG CCCTGTCGCACCCCTCGCCGGTCTCAGGGAGCCCCTGGACCCCGCAGGAGGATCCCTGAGCGTACCTCTCGGCCCCACACTCGCTCCCGCTCCCTGGTGGACGGCCCCCcatcagaggaggaggaggaagaggaggacaaaTTCAGCCTGGTGCGCAGGAGCTGCTACTACGAG AAAGCGCCCCGTCGACGCAGCTACAACGGGGTGCAGGCCTTTCCTCATGTGGTGCGGCCTGTGAAGGACATATCCCAGAGGGAGCTGGATCTGATCGCAGACAACGTGCGGGAGAAGGTCTACAACAGCTCCACT GGGTCCACTTGCCATCAGTGCCGGCAGAAAACGGTCGACACCAAGACCAACTGCCGTAACCCAGAGTGTGTGGGGGTGAGGGGTCAATTCTGTGGCCCGTGTCTCCGTAACCGCTACGGAGAGGAGGTCCGAGATGCCCTGCTGGATCCT GAGTGGGAGTGTCCGTCGTGCAGAGGGATCTGCAACTGCAGCTTCTGTAGAGCCAGA